Genomic segment of Eupeodes corollae chromosome 2, idEupCoro1.1, whole genome shotgun sequence:
cttgaaaaaataactagttgcttggtcaaaatttacgttcaaacaatgaagttgactgcaaatgaagtcccttaagttgcttgaacctgcccaatatatCCTGACTTAAAatcttgcttttaaatttttctatcacattaggtttttaaaatatgcccatACAACCATAAAGAAGTTCGTTAAGGCTATGTTAAAACACAacatgatgattttgcaaagtaacAAACTTTATCTTCTAGatacattttaattcatttgattACCTCATttattttcgtaatttttttgaattataaatgatttaatcttaaaaaccTAAAGTtatatatcgattttaaagttaaatttgaacTAAAACTATCATAAATTATGATACACCGGGAAAAGTATCGTTTAATTCGCGATACTTTCCCCGATATTTATTATatgggtttttatttaaaagatgcACACTAACATGAGCTACAATTGTAAACATAAGAATAAGAGGAATTTTAAAGAAGGTGTAAGAACgtacaaataaaaatcttcCTCGAAATTcagctttttgaaaattttagtaaaaGTAAGTCCACTTTTATATCTAATTTTCTAGACTAACtgtgttttttaagtaaaataatcataaaggaaaactaaactaaaaaactttATACCTGCATCAAGGTatatttgtaaaacatttaCCATCACTTTGGTATTACAATTCTAAGCTTGTCCGTTAAAAAAGTTTGCGAGAGATAAAACGAAAAATAGCCTAATGAGTTTATGTACATGACGCTCCAAGTCCTCATTTAAtctcaaaaaaatgaaagcagCTTATtaatagtttattaaaaaaagataactcGCCTtgcttttgaatattttttattttagtccatttgaaaaatacaaaaatataaatgtatagtTTGTACAAAACGCTTATACTACAACTAAATACGTaatctcaaaaatataaattgacaaGAATTTGGCATAGACCCATTTAGcttaaagcattaaatttccGTAGCTCTTGATTTTCTTTTACTAATAAAATATTCAGAGGACTGAAAGagacaataacaataaaaacttatCGAAATATAATACAATACACCGTTGCAGTAGGTAAGCTGCATAAAATAATTACCAATTTCCAGTCcactaaagaaataaaaattagaaaacgcCGACGGAATAAATATCTGTGTTCCCAAAATAGCATAAAGTCGCTGCTGGTTTTGCAGACTAAGCCTCTTTATCACGTTTTCCTTATACCAACTAGAATCAATGGTATACTTTAAAAGTTTCTCCAATATCAAACATGCCACATTCAAAATACTccaaatcaaaatattcaaataataacCATGCCAAATGTAGACAAAGAAAAAGGTACCCAACGCCGAAAAGACCTTCCTCAAAGACGTTGAATTTTTTGTGCAGAGTTCAGCGTAAATGTGTTTAAATAGGAACTCATAAAGTCCTTGGTCGAAATACTTCCACATATCCGAGTAGAAGTTTATGTAACCAATACATTTTGGTTGATTAGGTGGATTAAGACCATCGAAGGAGGCAAATGCAATGCCAAGGCCGTAAGTGATGACATAAAATACGTGAAAAAACTGACCCATAAAATAACCAAACGCATAAAGTCCATATGAATCACCCAACAGCTTCACCGCATCTATGTCTTTCTCCATGTAATGAATGTAAATAAAGTGTAAACTAAAGTCGAGAGCAAACAGCCAAAAGAAAACTCTGATCAGTCTCTTCAAGAGGAGCATGTAGCGGCTTCCTTGGGAGGGATGTTCTGCAAAAGCAATATAACGATCGAAGATCATGAAAGGTCCATGGACAAACGCCGGAAAGTACACTGTGTAGCCAATAAAGTTACTcaaattgtagattttgttgTGCTCATCTTTGATCTTGCCAAGTGTAAAACTGAGACACTTGAGAACACACCAAGCCAGGGATATTATTAATTCGTAATATTCTCGATAGCCAAGAAACTCGTAGAGTTCGTTGctgtttttgatgaaatttatcCCGCACATCCAGCTTATTGCCAAAACCCATGTAAAAGACTTCGATCTAACATTTGAAGCCGCATAGAAGGACAAGAGCTCAATAACTATCACTagaaatgaatgaattttaaaagtgGCAACTAAAAAGGCGATTCCCACACAAGCGTGAGCAATACTCCGTCTGCTTTGTTTCAGATATCGAAAGCTTTCACAAACCAACAGATGAATTAAATACCAATGTGCATTTTTCCA
This window contains:
- the LOC129945494 gene encoding protein-cysteine N-palmitoyltransferase Rasp; the encoded protein is MLLPKFETYFYLGIYLLFLAHGLFKLYNKKDQVLSIANVEFQQGWTWIDRPQDNTNEEFEYFKDFLWKNAHWYLIHLLVCESFRYLKQSRRSIAHACVGIAFLVATFKIHSFLVIVIELLSFYAASNVRSKSFTWVLAISWMCGINFIKNSNELYEFLGYREYYELIISLAWCVLKCLSFTLGKIKDEHNKIYNLSNFIGYTVYFPAFVHGPFMIFDRYIAFAEHPSQGSRYMLLLKRLIRVFFWLFALDFSLHFIYIHYMEKDIDAVKLLGDSYGLYAFGYFMGQFFHVFYVITYGLGIAFASFDGLNPPNQPKCIGYINFYSDMWKYFDQGLYEFLFKHIYAELCTKNSTSLRKVFSALGTFFFVYIWHGYYLNILIWSILNVACLILEKLLKYTIDSSWYKENVIKRLSLQNQQRLYAILGTQIFIPSAFSNFYFFSGLEIVL